A portion of the Gammaproteobacteria bacterium genome contains these proteins:
- a CDS encoding VWA domain-containing protein: MFRFGSVELLFGLLLVPLLALLLWHGARTRRQALDRFGDSELVRRLAASVHRRNRTLRTLLFLGSVGLLLTALARPQFGTRLETVRREGKDVVVALDLSRSMLAEDIAPNRLQRAKLEILRLVDRLEGDRVGLVAFAGQAFVQSPLTTDYAATQLFLNAMDVDLVPVQGTNLGEAMNVGLDLFDEEVREFRVLLIVTDGEDHEGEVDEAIRRANDAAVRVFTVGIGSPDGVPIPEFDDAGNRQGFQRDADGNVVTTRLDEATLRRVADATGGGFYLSTPQSVELDALIDEMSAVGTREIDAREIAQFEEQFQLFLGAALLLLLIEPLLPARRRGEARRQATRWTGGAE, translated from the coding sequence ATGTTCAGATTCGGATCCGTGGAACTGCTCTTCGGGCTGCTGCTGGTGCCCCTGCTGGCGCTGTTGCTCTGGCATGGCGCGCGCACGCGCCGGCAGGCGCTGGACCGATTCGGCGACAGCGAGCTCGTGCGCCGGCTGGCGGCGTCGGTGCACCGGCGCAACCGGACGCTGCGCACCCTGCTCTTCCTCGGGAGCGTCGGCTTGCTGCTCACCGCGCTGGCACGCCCCCAGTTCGGCACCCGGTTGGAGACCGTGCGGCGCGAAGGCAAGGACGTGGTGGTGGCGCTCGATCTGTCCCGTTCCATGCTCGCCGAGGACATTGCGCCAAATCGGCTGCAGCGCGCCAAGCTGGAGATCCTGCGCCTGGTGGACCGGCTCGAGGGCGACCGCGTGGGGCTGGTGGCCTTCGCCGGCCAGGCCTTCGTGCAGAGTCCGCTGACCACCGACTACGCCGCCACCCAGCTCTTCCTGAACGCCATGGACGTCGACCTGGTGCCGGTGCAGGGGACAAATCTCGGGGAGGCGATGAACGTCGGGCTCGACCTCTTCGACGAGGAGGTGCGCGAGTTCCGGGTGCTCCTCATCGTGACCGACGGGGAGGACCACGAGGGTGAGGTCGACGAAGCCATCCGGCGCGCCAACGATGCCGCCGTGCGCGTCTTCACGGTGGGCATCGGATCTCCCGACGGGGTCCCGATCCCCGAGTTCGACGACGCGGGCAACAGGCAGGGGTTCCAGCGGGACGCCGACGGCAACGTCGTGACCACGCGCCTGGACGAGGCTACCTTGCGGCGAGTCGCCGACGCGACCGGGGGAGGCTTCTACCTCAGCACCCCGCAGAGCGTCGAACTCGACGCCCTCATCGACGAGATGAGCGCGGTGGGGACGCGCGAGATCGATGCCCGTGAGATCGCGCAGTTCGAGGAGCAGTTCCAGCTTTTCCTGGGAGCGGCGCTCCTCCTGCTGCTGATCGAACCGCTGCTGCCGGCTCGGAGAAGGGGCGAGGCCCGGAGGCAGGCCACCCGGTGGACGGGAGGTGCCGAATGA
- a CDS encoding VWA domain-containing protein produces the protein MNFEFADPAFLWLLLAVPALAWWYFARRTRRGGSLVYSDLAAVRRADVRRGGRWRHVLPVLRLLAVVALVAAFARPRAGVTSENVLTEGIDIVLVLDISSSMLAEDLEPNRIDAAKQVAADFVSGRRNDRIGLVVFAGQAFTQVPLTLDYGVVRELMDELDVGMVEDGTAVGMGLATAIKRLNESVAESKVVVLLTDGRNNRGEIDPLTAAQMAQALGVRVYTIGAGSRGTARVPVDDPLLGRRYATVRVDVDEETLAEVASTTGGQYFRATDTESLASIYQEIDELETTEIEVQNFTRYTELFHFPLAAGLLLLLMEAGLANTLLRKLP, from the coding sequence ATGAACTTCGAATTCGCGGATCCCGCTTTCCTCTGGCTGCTGCTCGCGGTGCCCGCACTCGCGTGGTGGTACTTCGCGCGCCGGACGCGCAGGGGCGGTTCGCTCGTCTACTCGGACCTCGCGGCGGTGCGGCGAGCGGATGTCCGCCGGGGCGGACGCTGGCGTCACGTCCTGCCGGTGCTGCGCCTGCTGGCGGTCGTTGCGCTGGTGGCGGCCTTCGCCCGGCCCCGGGCCGGCGTCACCAGCGAGAACGTCCTCACCGAGGGCATCGACATCGTGCTGGTGCTGGACATCTCGAGCTCCATGCTGGCGGAGGATCTCGAGCCCAACCGCATCGACGCGGCCAAGCAGGTCGCGGCCGACTTCGTCTCCGGGCGTCGGAATGACCGAATCGGCCTGGTGGTCTTCGCGGGTCAGGCCTTCACCCAGGTGCCGCTCACCCTCGACTACGGCGTCGTGCGCGAGCTGATGGACGAGCTGGACGTGGGCATGGTAGAGGACGGCACCGCGGTCGGGATGGGGCTCGCCACCGCGATCAAGCGGCTGAACGAGAGCGTCGCCGAGTCGAAGGTCGTGGTGCTGCTCACCGACGGCCGCAACAACCGCGGCGAGATCGACCCGCTCACCGCCGCACAGATGGCACAGGCCCTGGGCGTGCGGGTGTATACCATCGGGGCCGGATCGCGCGGCACCGCCCGCGTGCCGGTCGACGACCCGCTGCTGGGCCGGCGCTACGCGACCGTGCGCGTGGACGTGGACGAGGAGACCCTGGCCGAGGTCGCGAGCACCACCGGCGGACAGTATTTCCGGGCCACCGACACCGAGAGCCTGGCAAGCATCTACCAGGAAATCGACGAGCTGGAAACCACGGAAATCGAGGTGCAGAACTTCACGCGCTATACCGAACTCTTCCACTTCCCCCTCGCGGCCGGGCTCCTGCTTCTGCTGATGGAAGCCGGTCTCGCGAACACGCTCCTGCGCAAGCTCCCGTAG
- a CDS encoding BatD family protein encodes MALLAAGAPGLAVAQELPAPPSLRVAVDTTTTTVGGRLHLSVAVEHAPDAAVQWPDSLDLAPFEVLGAVVSPTTVADGRATTTAVLTLAAFELGELEIPSFTVGVTSPAGVTELVTDPFGIAVVSVGLDEGQDIRDIRGPLSIPRSMLVIGLWVLALALAAAGGWWLARRARQRTTDEGPVSEDPPRPAHELAYEQLDWLETSGLLGQGRIKEYYIEVSDIIRRYLEGRYAIRALEMTSREVLEQLDNAGVSWDIHDRFTAFLAHCDLVKFAKHRPSPTACALIVPDARALVDATLPPPEPEPEEEGKGGDEPEADGLPGTGEPAGAVAAQPQVVPLAGGDGR; translated from the coding sequence ATGGCGCTCCTTGCTGCGGGCGCCCCCGGCCTCGCGGTCGCCCAGGAACTTCCCGCACCCCCCTCCCTCCGCGTCGCGGTCGACACCACCACGACCACGGTGGGCGGGCGCCTCCACCTGTCCGTAGCCGTCGAGCACGCTCCCGACGCGGCCGTCCAGTGGCCCGACTCGCTCGACCTGGCGCCCTTCGAGGTGCTCGGAGCGGTGGTGAGCCCCACCACCGTGGCCGACGGGCGCGCCACGACCACCGCCGTACTCACCCTGGCCGCCTTCGAGCTGGGCGAGCTGGAGATCCCGAGCTTCACGGTGGGCGTCACCTCCCCCGCCGGCGTGACCGAACTCGTCACCGACCCGTTCGGCATCGCGGTGGTGAGCGTCGGCCTCGACGAGGGGCAGGACATCCGCGACATCCGTGGTCCGCTGTCCATCCCGCGCAGCATGCTGGTGATCGGGCTCTGGGTCCTCGCGCTCGCGCTGGCCGCCGCCGGCGGCTGGTGGCTGGCGCGCCGCGCCCGGCAGCGCACCACCGACGAGGGACCCGTCTCCGAGGATCCGCCGCGTCCCGCGCACGAACTCGCGTATGAACAACTGGACTGGCTGGAGACGTCGGGGCTCCTGGGGCAGGGACGCATCAAGGAGTACTACATCGAGGTGTCGGACATCATCCGGCGCTACCTCGAAGGGCGCTACGCCATCCGGGCGCTGGAGATGACCAGCCGGGAGGTGCTCGAGCAACTGGACAACGCGGGCGTGAGCTGGGACATCCACGATCGTTTCACGGCGTTCCTGGCGCACTGCGACCTGGTCAAGTTCGCAAAACACCGCCCGAGCCCGACCGCGTGCGCCCTGATCGTGCCGGACGCGCGGGCGCTCGTGGACGCGACCCTGCCGCCCCCGGAGCCCGAGCCGGAGGAGGAAGGGAAGGGGGGCGATGAACCGGAGGCGGATGGCTTGCCGGGCACCGGCGAACCTGCCGGGGCTGTTGCCGCGCAGCCGCAAGTCGTCCCGCTTGCCGGCGGGGACGGACGATGA
- a CDS encoding DUF58 domain-containing protein yields the protein MIASEILRKVRRIEITTRGLVNEVFSGEYHSVFQGRGMNFAEVREYQYGDDIRSIDWNVTARTGTPFVKVFEEERELTVMLVVDVSASGNFGTRMRMKGDVAVEICALLAFSAIKNNDKVGLILFSDRIEKFVPPRKGRRHVLRVLRELLYHRPDRSGTDIRMALEYLTRVTRRRAVVFLVSDFLAGGFGRALNIAGRRHDTIAVRVRDRRETELPPIGLVEFEDAETGERFVVNTSDRSFREAFGRDRAAVEEELERTLRHGKVDLIDVRVDRPYVRPLMRFFKERERRR from the coding sequence ATGATCGCGAGCGAAATCCTTCGCAAGGTCCGGCGCATCGAGATCACCACGCGGGGTCTCGTGAACGAGGTCTTCTCCGGCGAGTATCACTCCGTCTTCCAGGGACGGGGGATGAATTTCGCGGAGGTGCGCGAGTATCAGTACGGGGACGACATTCGCAGCATCGACTGGAATGTGACGGCGCGCACCGGCACCCCGTTCGTGAAGGTGTTCGAGGAGGAGCGCGAACTCACCGTGATGCTGGTGGTGGACGTGAGCGCGTCGGGCAACTTCGGGACGCGGATGCGCATGAAGGGCGATGTGGCGGTGGAGATCTGCGCTCTGCTGGCCTTCAGCGCGATCAAGAACAACGACAAGGTCGGGCTGATCCTCTTCAGCGACCGGATCGAGAAGTTCGTGCCCCCGCGCAAGGGGCGCCGGCATGTGCTGCGGGTCCTGCGCGAGCTCCTGTACCACCGGCCGGACCGGAGCGGCACCGACATCCGCATGGCTCTCGAGTACCTCACGCGCGTGACCCGGCGGCGGGCGGTGGTGTTCCTGGTGTCGGACTTCCTGGCGGGCGGGTTCGGGCGCGCCCTCAACATCGCGGGACGGCGCCACGACACCATCGCGGTGCGGGTGCGCGACCGGCGCGAGACGGAACTGCCTCCCATCGGGCTGGTGGAGTTCGAGGACGCCGAGACAGGTGAGCGGTTCGTGGTGAACACCTCCGACCGGAGCTTCCGGGAGGCCTTCGGGCGCGACCGGGCCGCGGTCGAGGAGGAGCTCGAGCGGACGCTCCGCCACGGCAAGGTGGACCTGATCGACGTGCGCGTGGACCGGCCCTACGTGCGCCCGCTGATGCGCTTCTTCAAGGAGCGGGAGCGGCGGCGATGA
- a CDS encoding AAA family ATPase: protein MTTSTRHDIAAIQDKIREESAFVDRLLDEVGRVIVGQRYMVERLLIGLLSDGHVLLEGVPGLAKTLTVRTLAAAIRTSFQRIQFTPDLLPADLIGTLIFDPKESEFKTRKGPIFANVILADEINRSPAKVQAALLEAMQEHTVTIGQNTFALEDPFLVLATQNPIEQEGTYPLPEAQVDRFMLKLAVGYPDKDEELAIMRRMATGPARGVTPVVSPDEILRARDAVEMVYMDPQIERYIVDLVFATRDPAAYGLDDLVQLIAYGGSPRASICLAKTARAHAFLRRRGYVTPEDVRSVGMDVLRHRVLVTYEAEAEEVTPEDVVTRVLDNIEVP, encoded by the coding sequence ATGACCACCTCAACCAGACACGACATCGCCGCCATCCAGGACAAGATCCGGGAGGAGAGCGCCTTCGTGGATCGCCTGCTGGACGAAGTCGGACGCGTGATCGTCGGCCAGCGCTACATGGTGGAGCGCCTGCTGATCGGCCTGCTCTCCGACGGGCACGTGCTGCTGGAGGGCGTTCCCGGGCTCGCCAAGACGCTGACCGTGCGCACGCTGGCGGCAGCCATCCGAACCTCCTTCCAGCGCATTCAGTTCACGCCCGACCTGCTGCCCGCGGACCTCATCGGGACGCTGATCTTCGATCCCAAGGAATCGGAGTTCAAGACCCGCAAGGGCCCCATATTCGCCAACGTCATCCTCGCCGACGAGATCAACCGCTCTCCGGCCAAGGTGCAGGCCGCGCTGCTCGAAGCGATGCAGGAGCACACCGTCACCATCGGCCAGAACACGTTCGCGCTCGAAGATCCCTTCCTGGTGCTCGCCACCCAGAATCCCATCGAGCAGGAGGGCACCTATCCTCTTCCCGAGGCCCAGGTGGACCGATTCATGCTGAAGCTGGCCGTGGGCTATCCCGACAAGGATGAAGAGCTCGCGATCATGCGGCGCATGGCGACGGGTCCGGCGCGCGGCGTGACCCCGGTGGTGAGTCCGGACGAGATCCTGCGGGCGCGCGACGCGGTGGAGATGGTGTACATGGATCCCCAGATCGAGCGCTACATCGTCGACCTGGTGTTCGCAACCCGCGATCCGGCCGCGTACGGGCTGGACGACCTGGTTCAACTCATCGCCTACGGGGGTTCGCCCCGCGCGAGCATCTGCCTGGCGAAGACGGCGCGGGCGCACGCATTCCTGCGCCGGCGCGGCTACGTGACCCCGGAGGACGTGCGTTCGGTGGGGATGGACGTGCTCCGTCACCGGGTGCTGGTCACCTACGAGGCGGAGGCCGAGGAGGTCACCCCGGAGGACGTGGTGACCCGCGTTCTGGACAACATCGAGGTGCCGTGA
- a CDS encoding XdhC family protein, with the protein MTPSAAGHTSADPVLEQAANWLGEGRRVALATVTRTWGSAPRRAGSHMAVAEGGDFTGSVSGGCVESAVIHAAMEVMESGDPQRLKFGVTNEMAWEVGLACGGEVEIYVEAVR; encoded by the coding sequence ATGACACCATCGGCAGCAGGGCACACGAGCGCGGATCCGGTCCTCGAGCAGGCCGCCAACTGGCTTGGCGAGGGGCGCCGGGTTGCGCTGGCGACGGTCACGCGCACCTGGGGTTCGGCCCCGCGGCGCGCGGGCAGCCACATGGCGGTGGCCGAGGGCGGGGACTTCACGGGGTCCGTCTCCGGCGGATGCGTGGAATCGGCGGTCATCCATGCCGCCATGGAAGTCATGGAGTCGGGCGATCCGCAGCGGCTCAAGTTCGGCGTCACCAACGAGATGGCGTGGGAAGTCGGGCTCGCCTGCGGGGGAGAGGTGGAGATCTACGTCGAAGCGGTGCGCTGA
- a CDS encoding XdhC family protein, whose protein sequence is MRPALLDTLLEAQRSGRSVVLATRLSDGAQELVEIGPAGAREPRTIAGVSADQVYAALRAEEAQVAETADGPVLLRPYTVPRRLLVVGAVHIAQVLARTSPEVGLPATIIDPREGFATRERFPGAELVRAWPDQALERIGLDARSALVVLAHDPKIDDPALSAALESDAFYIGALGGRRTRRQRRERLLEAGFAPEAVARIHSPVGLAIGARTPAEIAFSILAQIIDVIRNPGASPLGR, encoded by the coding sequence GTGCGACCCGCCCTCCTCGACACTCTTCTCGAAGCGCAGCGGTCGGGGCGAAGCGTAGTCCTCGCGACCCGGCTGAGCGACGGCGCCCAGGAACTGGTGGAAATCGGGCCCGCCGGAGCGCGCGAACCGCGAACCATCGCGGGGGTTTCGGCCGATCAGGTCTACGCGGCCCTGCGCGCCGAGGAAGCCCAGGTGGCCGAGACCGCCGACGGCCCGGTCCTCCTCCGCCCCTACACGGTGCCCCGCAGGCTGCTGGTGGTGGGCGCCGTGCACATCGCCCAGGTGCTGGCGCGCACCTCCCCCGAGGTCGGCCTACCGGCCACCATCATCGACCCGCGCGAGGGGTTCGCCACCCGCGAACGCTTCCCCGGCGCGGAGCTCGTGCGGGCGTGGCCGGACCAGGCGCTCGAGCGGATCGGGCTGGATGCGCGCAGCGCGCTGGTCGTGCTCGCCCACGACCCGAAGATCGACGACCCGGCCCTCAGCGCGGCCCTCGAAAGCGACGCCTTCTACATCGGCGCGCTGGGAGGACGCCGCACCCGGCGGCAGCGGCGGGAGCGCCTCCTCGAGGCCGGCTTCGCCCCTGAAGCCGTCGCGCGCATCCACAGCCCCGTGGGGCTAGCAATCGGCGCGCGCACCCCCGCGGAAATCGCCTTCTCCATCCTGGCGCAGATCATCGACGTCATCCGCAATCCGGGGGCATCGCCGCTGGGGCGATAG
- a CDS encoding type II toxin-antitoxin system prevent-host-death family antitoxin, translated as MRTYNMHEAKTHLSRLVREAVEGEPFIIARAGKPLVKVTAVDGEERGTARRLGFLAGHVSLPPDFDRMGRKKIEASFEGRS; from the coding sequence ATGCGCACCTACAACATGCATGAGGCCAAGACGCACCTCTCGCGCCTGGTGCGGGAGGCCGTCGAGGGAGAGCCGTTCATCATCGCCCGCGCGGGCAAGCCGCTGGTCAAGGTCACCGCGGTGGACGGCGAAGAGCGCGGGACCGCCCGGCGTCTGGGCTTCCTCGCCGGACACGTCTCCCTGCCACCCGATTTCGACCGCATGGGCAGGAAGAAGATCGAGGCATCGTTCGAGGGCAGATCATGA
- a CDS encoding type II toxin-antitoxin system VapC family toxin → MTFLLDTHLLLYAAGMPERLPSVARTILEDPDAELAFSAASLWEVAIKNGLGREDYRVEPRLLRRGLLENGYTELSVSGSHAVAADLLPPINSDPFDRMLVAQAQIEGLTLLTLDPVIGRYPGPIRLL, encoded by the coding sequence ATGACGTTTCTTCTCGACACCCATCTTCTGCTCTATGCCGCGGGCATGCCGGAACGGCTTCCGAGCGTCGCCCGCACGATTCTGGAGGATCCCGATGCGGAACTCGCGTTCAGCGCCGCATCCCTCTGGGAGGTCGCGATCAAGAACGGGCTGGGACGCGAGGACTACCGCGTCGAGCCGCGCCTGCTGCGACGGGGTCTGCTTGAGAACGGGTACACGGAGCTGTCCGTCTCCGGCTCCCACGCCGTGGCGGCGGACCTGCTGCCCCCGATCAACAGTGACCCCTTCGACCGGATGCTGGTGGCGCAGGCTCAGATCGAAGGGCTGACGCTGCTTACGCTGGATCCGGTCATCGGGCGCTATCCGGGACCGATTCGGCTGCTCTGA